In Silene latifolia isolate original U9 population chromosome 3, ASM4854445v1, whole genome shotgun sequence, a single window of DNA contains:
- the LOC141648431 gene encoding LYR motif-containing protein At3g19508 yields the protein MKKALRAYGEVLRLVRLLPKDSRPYYAKYARENFVNYREVDANDTAAMDELLNRTYKHSIWVLDKYSVNEGAAEKLKLVCSTRKRYQG from the exons ATGAAGAAAGCACTAAGAGCATACGGAGAAGTACTAAGATTAGTAAGGCTTCTTCCAAAAGATTCTCGTCCATATTATGCTAAATATGCTCGTGAAAATTTCGTAAATTACAGAGAAGTTGATGCTAATGACACTGCCGCCATGGATGAGCTTCTTAATCGTACTTATAAGCACTCCATTTGGGTTCTCGATAAG TATTCAGTGAATGAAGGTGCTGCTGAAAAGCTGAAGTTGGTTTGTTCAACCCGTAAACGTTACCAAGGTTGA
- the LOC141649952 gene encoding putative acetyltransferase At3g50280, producing the protein MSLAFSLVHFYTLSGQFATQKFVEEHACSFYIDCNKGPGARLIHASVEYTVSDIVSSKDVHPIVHSFFDRGEKSVNYDGHTGPLLSVQVTELIDGIFIGFTMNHTIADGTSFWHYITSLSEIFRQLKDDGENEDECDVIPISRKPILKTLFPDYDYDKILKLPYLEPEEFIFRYDPGPLRQRIFRFSSKSIAMLKAQANEECGNQNNISSFQALCALTWRSITRARNLSFDIDINLSVVMNTRPRINPPLPPEYFRCFFGGALSVSKVGDLLRNGLGHIALLINKSIKMQDDKVIRETAKQVEEMPRINPSGPNSPHYRPYGVTVSGSPRFDMYGPEFVLGKAVAVLAGDANVEDGRVCAKPGRDGGGSVDLEICLNPETMNALEVDEEFMSFTSSM; encoded by the coding sequence atgtcATTGGCTTTTTCTCTCGTCCACTTCTACACTTTATCAGGTCAATTTGCCACCCAAAAATTTGTGGAGGAACACGCGTGTTCCTTCTATATTGATTGCAATAAGGGTCCTGGGGCACGTCTCATCCACGCTTCTGTGGAGTACACGGTATCTGATATCGTTTCCTCTAAAGACGTCCATCCTATCGTTCATTCTTTCTTTGATCGCGGTGAAAAATCAGTTAATTATGACGGTCATACTGGACCGCTTTTGTCGGTCCAAGTAACCGAGTTAATCGATGGGATTTTCATTGGATTTACCATGAACCATACCATAGCAGACGGAACCTCCTTTTGGCATTACATAACCTCATTATCCGAAATATTTCGTCAACTCAAAGACGACGGCGAAAACGAAGATGAATGCGATGTCATTCCGATATCTAGAAAACCAATTTTAAAGACGTTATTTCCTGATTATGACTacgataaaattttaaaattgccTTACCTTGAACCCGAAGAGTTCATATTTCGATATGATCCAGGCCCATTAAGACAACGAATATTTCGCTTCTCATCCAAGTCCATTGCAATGCTTAAGGCCCAAGCTAATGAAGAATGCGGGAATCAAAACAACATTTCTTCATTCCAAGCATTATGTGCCCTTACGTGGCGGTCCATTACTCGTGCTCGAAATTTGTCATTCGATATAGACATTAATTTGAGTGTAGTAATGAATACTCGTCCCCGAATCAATCCACCATTGCCACCCGAATATTTTAGGTGTTTTTTCGGGGGCGCCTTGAGCGTATCTAAAGTGGGTGATTTATTACGAAACGGCCTAGGCCATATTGCATTATTGATTAACAAAAGTATCAAAATGCAAGATGACAAAGTAATACGAGAAACAGCCAAACAAGTCGAAGAAATGCCTCGTATTAACCCATCCGGTCCAAACTCACCTCATTACCGGCCTTATGGTGTAACCGTAAGTGGTTCACCAAGGTTCGATATGTATGGGCCCGAATTTGTACTAGGTAAAGCTGTAGCCGTCCTAGCGGGAGATGCTAATGTGGAGGATGGTAGGGTGTGCGCTAAACCAGGACGCGACGGAGGTGGAAGTGTGGATTTAGAGATCTGTCTTAATCCTGAAACCATGAATGCTCTTGAAGTAGATGAGGAGTTTATGAGTTTTACCTCGTCTATGTAA
- the LOC141648432 gene encoding uncharacterized protein LOC141648432, with amino-acid sequence MDVWLWICELPNSSELSQSNSELVYELASSNPSIGSIKSSRSIQLRAKLSSDELNAEKWLIFSINLQGFDSDQSQKTIWVSDPCLLSSDQPVLPLLLQLVQETINRAPTPHNSRTQYKSDQVKVKSEPINWILQTHSPESVSDFFNILLLTRLFWLCACDAPTEVGSFYMQSLLAPNLDLLSRAIHAPVVKAFMTSVGVDIEMCIARAVGYMLAKWLIVREMRVGLASLLPLPSNLGISYASEACGLWMLKGYAPVWAMQRTRSSDVSKGYPFVEAKESALRYALAHQQLEAQIQLEYKVVFYEGHIQVSTRVDNIRVHVTKLGFKNEEISSDVEFGEELYFPSRIGFWVGPEIGSNYVAGLSLGKSTVNTEKEIETQKLVKGSFGKMKTPKVKTMSRTSTKMKMKNWRCDQDVEGNAVVFDAVLYENTSGIEVYSTKLHGGASSGSVNGNINKVSDDLGKRYSKVNRPFMKSGGLVFTGNEYGEEVKWRVSKEMEGSVLKWRLGGKVWLTYWPSDVESSYYETRCIEWNEEVDLPLISSK; translated from the coding sequence ATGGATGTTTGGTTATGGATATGTGAGTTACCTAATTCTAGTGAATTATCTCAATCAAATTCAGAACTTGTTTATGAATTAGCAAGTTCCAATCCATCTATTGGGAGCATAAAGTCGAGTCGATCCATTCAACTCCGAGCTAAACTCTCATCCGATGAGTTAAATGCCGAAAAATGGTTAATATTTTCTATCAACTTACAAGGGTTTGACTCCGACCAATCTCAAAAAACAATATGGGTTTCGGACCCATGTCTTTTATCATCTGATCAACCCGTTTTACCATTACTACTCCAACTTGTTCAAGAAACAATAAATCGTGCACCTACACCACACAACAGTCGTACACAATACAAATCCGACCAAGTCAAAGTCAAATCCGAACCAATAAACTGGATCCTCCAAACCCATTCACCCGAATCCGTATCCGACTTTTTCAACATTTTGTTACTCACGCGCCTATTTTGGCTATGTGCATGTGACGCCCCTACCGAGGTTGGCTCATTCTACATGCAATCTCTATTAGCTCCAAACCTTGACCTACTCTCACGCGCTATTCACGCGCCAGTGGTTAAGGCTTTCATGACGTCGGTTGGTGTCGACATCGAGATGTGTATCGCACGCGCTGTCGGGTACATGTTGGCAAAGTGGTTAATTGTAAGGGAGATGCGCGTGGGCTTGGCATCATTGTTGCCTTTACCTTCTAACCTTGGAATATCATACGCTTCTGAAGCATGTGGTCTTTGGATGCTCAAAGGCTACGCGCCTGTGTGGGCCATGCAACGCACGCGCTCAAGTGACGTAAGCAAAGGGTATCCTTTTGTTGAGGCTAAGGAATCTGCGTTAAGATACGCCCTGGCCCACCAACAGTTGGAGGCCCAAATTCAGTTGGAGTACAAGGTTGTGTTCTATGAAGGGCATATTCAAGTTAGTACACGTGTCGATAATATACGGGTTCATGTAACGAAGTTAGGATTTAAAAACGAGGAAATAAGTAGTGATGTGGAGTTTGGAGAGGAGTTGTATTTTCCATCTAGGATCGGGTTTTGGGTTGGGCCTGAAATTGGGTCTAATTACGTTGCTGGATTAAGTCTAGGAAAGTCAACGGTCAACACGGAAAAAGAAATTGAGACACAAAAATTAGTCAAAGGTAGTTTTGGTAAGATGAAAACTCCTAAGGTTAAAACAATGTCAAGAACATCAACAAAGATGAAAATGAAGAATTGGAGGTGTGATCAAGACGTTGAAGGAAATGCAGTCGTGTTTGACGCGGTGTTGTATGAAAATACGAGTGGGATTGAAGTTTATAGTACAAAGTTGCACGGTGGTGCAAGTTCGGGTAGCGTGAATGGCAATATTAATAAAGTCAGTGATGACTTGGGAAAAAGATATTCTAAGGTGAACAGACCGTTTATGAAATCGGGTGGATTGGTATTTACCGGAAACGAGTATGGAGAGGAGGTGAAATGGAGAGTGAGCAAAGAAATGGAGGGAAGTGTGTTGAAATGGAGACTTGGAGGTAAAGTTTGGTTAACTTATTGGCCAAGTGATGTTGAGAGTTCATATTATGAGACAAGGTGTATTGAATGGAATGAGGAGGTTGACTTGCCTCTAATTTCAAGCAAATAG
- the LOC141648434 gene encoding alpha-L-fucosidase 2-like — protein sequence MDHSHYFHNINLNSLCFYLFLLLLIVGCNGELWKASKSIEGEDNASKSRVLKIVFKGEARNWTDALPIGNGRFGAMIHGAVFSETINLNEDTLWTGYPGNYTDPNARKALAKVRKLVNNGNYSEATVVADKELSGSLSDVYQLLGDFKLDFDHTKSGFKEETYHRELDLDTATVTVRYSVGDIEFTREHFASNPDEVIATKISANKNSSISFTAYLNSQMDHISYKNDKNQIILEGSCPSVRNPPQSEDYPSGIVFSLVMDLEIGGENGKIHQSDDRKIRVENADWAVIHLVASSSFVGPFTRPADSDKDPTSDAQSMMNSIKKLSYSTLYSRHLDDYQELFHRVSLKLSKSSKTDEDQTPTADRIRSFQTDEDPSMVELLFQYGRYLMISSTRPGTQPSNLQGIWNKDINPPWDCSPHLNINLQMNYWPSLSCNLHESQEPLLDFIASLASNGKKTAMVNYGAHGWVAHQVSDIWAKTSPDKGKAVWALWPMGGAWLSTHLWEHYAYTMDKNFLQKTAYPLLQEAASFLLDWWIEGKDGFLQTNPSTSPEHMFTAPDGKPSSVSYSSTMDIAITKEVFSIIILASKELGRNEDDFVQRVLEAQAKLPPYRISKEGTLMEWARDFVDPDPNHRHLSHLFGIYPGHSITPEKDPDLCKAANYSLHKRGEEGPGWSTVWKAAIWANLHNSEHAYRMVRHLFNLVDPDREGNFEGGLYSNLFSAHPPFQIDANFGLSAAVAEMLVQSTVKDLYLLPALPADKWANGCVKGLKARGGITVKICWSEGELHEVGLWSNTGNVVKTVHYRGNTVMANIMSGKVYTFDRSLQLVNSYLLA from the exons ATGGACCATTCTCACTACTTTCACAACATTAACCTTAATTCTTTATGTTTTTACCTCTTTTTATTACTATTGATAGTGGGTTGTAATGGAGAATTATGGAAAGCATCAAAAAGTATAGAAGGTGAAGATAATGCATCAAAAAGTAGGGTTCTTAAGATAGTGTTTAAAGGAGAAGCTAGAAATTGGACAGATGCTCTTCCTATTGGTAATGGACGTTTTGGTGCTATGATTCATGGTGCTGTTTTCTCTGAAACTATTAATCTCAATG AGGACACACTTTGGACTGGCTATCCCGGAAATTACACTGACCCAAATGCTAGAAAGGCGTTGGCAAAAGTGAGAAAGCTGGTAAACAATGGAAACTATTCAGAAGCTACTGTCGTCGCTGACAAGGAGCTTTCCGGGTCTCTATCTGAT GTATATCAGCTTTTGGGTGATTTCAAATTGGATTTTGATCATACTAAATCGGGATTTAAAGAAGAAACGTACCATAGAGAGCTCGATTTAGATACTGCAACTGTTACTGTAAGGTACTCAGTTGGCGATATTGAGTTCACTCGAGAACATTTTGCATCAAATCCAGATGAAGTGATCGCTACCAAGATTTCAGCAAACAAAAACAGCTCGATTTCTTTCACGGCTTATTTAAATAGCCAAATGGATCATATTTCTTACAAAAATGACAAGAACCAGATTATATTGGAAGGTAGTTGTCCAAGTGTACGAAACCCGCCTCAGTCTGAGGATTATCCATCAGGAATTGTGTTCTCTTTGGTAATGGATTTAGAAATTGGTGGTGAAAACGGGAAAATTCATCAGTCAGATGATCGGAAAATCAGAGTTGAAAATGCAGATTGGGCTGTGATTCATCTGGTGGCATCATCATCATTTGTTGGGCCGTTCACCAGGCCTGCGGATTCAGATAAGGATCCGACTTCAGACGCTCAAAGTATGATGAACTCGATAAAGAAACTCTCATATTCCACGCTTTATTCCCGACATTTGGATGACTACCAGGAATTATTTCACCGGGTTTCACTGAAACTGTCGAAAAGCAGCAAAACAGATGAAGATCAGACTCCGACAGCTGATAGGATCCGATCATTTCAAACAGATGAAGATCCGTCAATGGTGGAGCTATTATTTCAATATGGTAGATATTTGATGATTTCTAGCACACGACCCGGGACTCAACCTTCAAATCTCCAAGGAATATGGAATAAGGACATTAACCCGCCTTGGGATTGCTCTCCTCATTTGAACATCAACCTTCAGATGAACTATTGGCCTTCTCTTTCCTGCAACCTTCACGAATCCCAAGAACCGTTGCTTGATTTCATAGCCTCTCTCGCGAGCAATGGTAAGAAGACGGCGATGGTGAACTATGGAGCTCATGGTTGGGTTGCTCACCAAGTATCGGACATATGGGCTAAAACATCACCTGATAAAGGGAAAGCTGTATGGGCTTTATGGCCGATGGGCGGAGCTTGGCTTTCGACTCACTTATGGGAACACTATGCTTACACCATGGACAAAAACTTCTTACAAAAAACGGCTTACCCTTTATTACAAGAGGCTGCATCATTTTTGTTAGATTGGTGGATTGAAGGAAAAGACGGCTTTCTTCAAACTAACCCGTCTACCTCTCCCGAGCATATGTTTACTGCACCAGATGGGAAGCCTTCGAGTGTGAGCTACTCGTCTACCATGGATATCGCGATTACTAAAGAAGTATTTTCCATAATTATCTTAGCATCTAAAGAATTGGGTAGAAATGAGGATGATTTTGTTCAAAGAGTCCTCGAGGCTCAAGCAAAACTACCTCCTTACAGAATATCCAAGGAAGGGACACTTATGGAATGGGCGCGGGATTTTGTGGATCCTGACCCGAATCATAGGCATTTGTCACACTTATTTGGGATCTATCCCGGGCATTCAATAACACCCGAGAAAGATCCGGATCTTTGCAAGGCTGCAAATTATAGCCTACATAAACGAGGCGAAGAGGGTCCTGGATGGTCAACTGTTTGGAAAGCTGCTATTTGGGCAAACCTGCATAACAGTGAGCATGCCTATAGAATGGTCAGACATTTGTTCAACCTAGTCGATCCCGATCGTGAGGGGAATTTCGAAGGAGGGCTTTATAGTAACTTGTTCTCAGCTCATCCTCCTTTTCAGATAGATGCTAATTTTGGGTTATCTGCTGCAGTAGCAGAAATGCTAGTTCAGAGCACTGTCAAAGATCTTTATCTTTTGCCTGCACTTCCGGCCGATAAATGGGCCAATGGTTGTGTCAAGGGACTGAAGGCCCGAGGCGGCATTACAGTCAAGATTTGTTGGAGTGAAGGAGAGTTGCATGAAGTTGGGCTTTGGTCGAACACCGGGAATGTCGTTAAAACAGTACATTATAGAGGAAATACAGTAATGGCCAATATCATGTCTGGCAAAGTATACACATTTGACAGAAGTTTACAGCTTGTGAACTCGTATCTTCTGGCTTAG
- the LOC141648435 gene encoding uncharacterized protein LOC141648435, with protein sequence MSARLYRKVLKEQELIKEAEASANQEGLQDNAEEDESDSGGPSVNIFDLLNDDDNNHESDQDDEGNELDDESVQKVDKSGSVDKSKVAPVSTANKKLKKKKKKKNKPLSLNGDGSAGPVEGDLEELCRIINSSHEAGSSKKISKKVQSYQNTVKQTKTSILSVDSKLLNAENELRRIFGSKVVSQFENSNQTGTSRQGRGGKRGGYAHRKSLLVSPSEHWPRWDGSFSMEPLECKDGNQYFRYVHSPSYSQAQRQFEAAKAIHDLNGVASVLMHHPYHVESLLTLSDYFRFSGEHQTAADFIAKCLYALECAWHPMFTPLQGNSRLEYTHETNKPLFVTLFSHMRNLDRRGCHRSALEVCKLLLSLDPADPMGAMFCIDYFSLRAEEYAWLELFSEEYQSDNSLWNFPNFAYSLAVCRFYLEREVTLKDGENDHGKETAIGLMKQALMLHPSVVKRLVAKVPLKDQAWTTITKTSIFKSEESGIPSLDHLIRIYVERSYLIWRLPDVHKLLKDAALEVVETLKHDASEAKTWACVRKEAFPSEKNEYGHLLVSDFSDTVATLPPDNLQNFLVADPRMGDMAENQNQGPRGPVQAPRELANRSPLAVLLESILPWVHFETDGPGNHDQPHED encoded by the exons ATGTCTGCTAGGTTATATAGGAAAGTTTTGAAAGAACAAGAGCTGATTAAAGAAGCGGAGGCGAGTGCAAATCAAGAAGGACTACAGGATAACGCAGAGGAAGACGAGTCAGATTCTGGCGGTCCTTCTGTTAACATATTCGACCTCCTCAACGACGACGATAATAATCACGAGAGTGATCAG GATGATGAGGGTAATGAACTTGATGATGAGTCGGTGCAAAAGGTTGATAAGTCGGGATCTGTTGATAAAAGTAAGGTTGCTCCGGTCTCAACAGctaataagaaattaaagaaaaagaaaaagaagaaaaataaacCGTTGTCCTTGAACGGAGATGGATCTGCCGGGCCAGTGGAGGGGGACTTAGAAGAGCTGTGTCGAATAATTAACTCTTCCCATGAAGCTGGATCCAGCAAGAAGATCAGTAAGAAGGTCCAATCATATCAAAATACTGTTAAACAGACCAAAACCTCCATCCTAAGCGTGGATTCAAAACTCTTAAATGCTGAAAATGAGCTGAGGAGAATATTTGGGTCTAAAGTAGTGAGCCAATTTGAGAATTCTAACCAAACAGGCACTTCCAGGCAAGGGCGTGGGGGAAAACGTGGAGGATATGCTCATAGAAAGTCTCTTCTTGTCTCTCCATCTGAGCATTGGCCGCGATGGGATGGCTCTTTCTCCATGGAGCCTCTAGAGTGTAAAGACGGGAACCAATACTTTCG GTATGTTCACTCGCCTTCGTATAGCCAAGCTCAAAGACAATTTGAAGCTGCCAAAGCAATCCATGATCTCAATGGCGTAGCTAGTGTCCTAATGCATCATCCTTATCATGTGGAATCACTCTTGACATTATCCGATTATTTTAGATTCTCAGGGGAACATCAAACTGCAGCCGATTTCATTGCTAAATGTTTATATGCTCTGGAATGTGCATGGCATCCTATGTTCACTCCATTGCAAGGCAACAGCAGACTAGAATACACCCATGAAACCAACAAGCCATTGTTTGTGACACTCTTCAGTCACATGAGAAACTTGGACCGACGTGGGTGCCATCGATCAGCTTTAGAAGTATGCAAACTGCTACTTTCACTTGATCCTGCTGATCCCATGGGTGCAATGTTTTGTATTGATTACTTCTCTCTTAGGGCAGAGGAGTATGCATGGCTTGAACTCTTCTCCGAAGAATACCAAAGTGATAACTCGTTGTGGAATTTTCCTAACTTTGCGTATTCTCTTGCCGTTTGCCGGTTTTATCTTGAGCGTGAGGTGACTTTAAAGGATGGGGAAAATGATCACGGAAAGGAGACGGCAATTGGTCTCATGAAGCAGGCTTTGATGCTTCATCCTTCAGTTGTTAAGAGGCTGGTTGCAAAGGTTCCTTTGAAGGACCAAGCATGGACAACTATTACTAAGACTTCAATTTTTAAATCTGAAGAATCCGGAATCCCTTCTTTGGATCATTTGATTAGGATATATGTGGAAAGGAGTTATCTCATATGGAGGCTCCCAGATGTGCACAAACTTTTAAAAGATGCAGCTCTAGAAGTGGTCGAAACACTGAAGCATGATGCAAGTGAAGCCAAAACTTGGGCTTGTGTAAGGAAAGAAGCGTTTCCTTCCGAGAAGAATGA GTATGGGCATTTACTGGTTTCAGATTTCTCAGATACAGTGGCAACTTTGCCGCCAGACAACCTGCAAAACTTCCTTGTGGCCGATCCGAGAATGGGAGACATGGCAGAGAACCAGAACCAGGGACCCCGTGGGCCAGTTCAAGCACCTCGTGAGCTGGCTAATCGTAGCCCATTAGCCGTATTACTTGAATCAATCCTGCCGTGGGTGCATTTTGAAACTGATGGACCTGGTAATCATGACCAACCCCACGAAGATTGA
- the LOC141649953 gene encoding protein FAR1-RELATED SEQUENCE 1-like: MTFSVCEVDHMQIEVAVEGTQTTQCSCMMFERMGFLCRHIVWILSANGMKTIPGDYVSTRWRKDALQFRLSECDGEQMETNSSADAKEVAMVKLWSEVHATIGLLRGTSETEVVNLSSLIREFKEKLLPYKKDLTKQQEFERILGCPPSDEVTILPPKQSKNKGSGKRLVSAKAKAIALASKPKRIVYNSNTYLRNLDFNSLTKMI; this comes from the exons ATGACATTCAGTGTTTGTGAAGtggatcatatgcagattgaagttgccgtcgaAG GGACACAGACTACACAGTGCagctgtatgatgtttgaaagaATGGGATTTCTgtgccgacatatagtatggattttgtcggctaacggcatgaagacaattccgggtgattacgtttctacaagatggagaaaggatgcattgcaattcagattatcagaatgtgatggtgaacaaatggaaacaaatagtagcgctgatgcaaaagaagttgcgatggtgaagttgtggtcagaagttcatgcaaccattggtttacttcgtggcacgagtgagactgaagttgtgaacttaagctcgttaattagagagttcaaggagaaacttttaccgtacaagaaggaTTTAACCAAGCAGCAGGAATTTGAGCGAATCCTTGGTTGCCCCCCcagtgacgaggtaacaatacttccaccaaaacaatcgaaaaacaaaggcagcggtaaaagattggtgtcagctaaggctaaagccattgccttggcttctaagccaaagcgcat agtgtataactctaatactTATTTGCGAAACTTGGATTTTAATTCACTGACCAAGATGATATAG